A single window of Pseudoduganella plicata DNA harbors:
- a CDS encoding bifunctional salicylyl-CoA 5-hydroxylase/oxidoreductase, translating to MNIVCIGGGPAGLYFSLLMKKRFPAHRIVVVERNRPYDTFGWGVVFSDQTLGNLVAADEPTARQILQAFNHWDDIEVCFKGEVVRSGGHGFCGIGRKRLLNILQGRCEELGVELVFETDVADDRELAAHYDADLVIASDGLNSRIRGRYADTYRPQVEARQCRFVWLGTTKKFEAFTFDFRETEHGWFQAHIYQFDGATSTFIIETPEEVWRAAGLEAMSQEEAIRWCEDLFADRLDGHPLMSNASHLRGSSMWIRFPRIACERWVHWNGVVPVVLMGDAAHTAHFSIGSGTKLALEDAIELARCMAAERELAPALARYEEVRALEVIKLQSAARNSMEWFENVRRYTALEAPQFAYSMLTRSQRLSHENLRLRDADYVAGYERWFARRAFEQAGLPAPADLKIAPMFTPLRVRDLVLKNRIVVSPMAQYSAVDGVVGDWHMVHLGARALGGAALVMAEMTCVSADARITPHCPGLYTPEHTHAWRRIVDSIHALSDAAIGVQLGHAGAKGSTRAMWDGIDRPLDEGNWPLVSASPQQYLAGVSQVARAATPDDMRCIEADFVRATVAAEGAGFDWLELHCAHGYLLSSFISPLTNLRTDEYGGSLENRCRFPLRVFAAMRAAWPVHKPMSVRISAHDWVEGGITPDDAVQIARLFRQAGADVIDCSSGQVSKREKPVFGRMFQAPFADRVRNEAGVATMAVGSIFEADHANGIVAAGRADLCAVGRPHLANPAWTLTEAARIGYTMTAWPRQYLPGKQQLERNLERERQLAAAGAGLTPQQVAAKLLES from the coding sequence ATGAATATTGTCTGTATCGGCGGCGGCCCCGCCGGCCTGTATTTCAGCCTGCTGATGAAGAAGCGGTTCCCGGCGCACCGCATCGTCGTCGTCGAGCGCAACCGGCCCTACGACACGTTCGGGTGGGGTGTCGTGTTTTCCGACCAGACGCTGGGCAACCTGGTTGCCGCGGACGAGCCGACGGCGCGCCAGATCCTGCAGGCGTTCAACCACTGGGACGACATCGAGGTGTGCTTCAAGGGCGAGGTGGTACGCTCCGGCGGCCACGGCTTTTGCGGCATCGGCCGCAAGCGCCTGCTGAACATCCTGCAGGGGCGCTGCGAGGAACTGGGCGTGGAACTGGTGTTCGAGACGGACGTGGCGGATGACCGCGAGCTGGCTGCGCATTACGACGCCGACCTGGTGATCGCCTCCGATGGCCTGAACAGCCGGATCCGCGGCCGCTATGCCGATACGTACCGGCCGCAGGTCGAAGCGCGCCAGTGCCGCTTCGTGTGGCTGGGCACGACGAAAAAATTCGAGGCCTTCACGTTCGACTTCCGCGAGACGGAGCACGGCTGGTTCCAGGCCCATATCTATCAGTTCGACGGTGCCACATCCACGTTCATCATCGAGACGCCGGAGGAGGTGTGGCGCGCGGCCGGACTGGAGGCGATGTCGCAGGAGGAGGCGATCCGCTGGTGCGAGGACCTGTTTGCCGACCGGCTGGACGGGCATCCCCTGATGTCGAACGCATCGCACCTGCGCGGATCAAGCATGTGGATACGCTTCCCGCGCATCGCCTGCGAGCGCTGGGTACACTGGAACGGCGTCGTTCCCGTCGTGCTGATGGGCGATGCCGCCCACACGGCGCATTTCTCGATCGGCTCCGGCACCAAGCTGGCGCTGGAGGATGCCATCGAACTGGCGCGCTGTATGGCGGCCGAACGTGAATTGGCACCTGCGCTCGCACGCTATGAGGAAGTACGCGCCCTCGAAGTGATCAAGCTGCAAAGCGCGGCGCGCAACTCCATGGAATGGTTCGAGAACGTGCGGCGCTATACGGCGCTGGAGGCGCCGCAGTTTGCGTACTCCATGCTGACGCGCAGCCAGCGGCTCTCGCATGAAAACCTGCGGCTGCGCGATGCGGACTATGTGGCCGGTTACGAGCGCTGGTTTGCCCGCCGCGCGTTCGAACAGGCTGGCCTGCCGGCGCCGGCCGACCTGAAGATTGCGCCGATGTTCACGCCGCTGCGCGTGCGCGACCTGGTGCTGAAGAACCGCATCGTCGTCTCGCCGATGGCGCAGTACAGTGCCGTCGACGGCGTCGTGGGCGACTGGCACATGGTGCACCTGGGCGCCCGCGCGCTGGGCGGGGCGGCGCTGGTGATGGCCGAGATGACGTGCGTGTCCGCCGATGCGCGCATCACGCCGCATTGCCCCGGCCTGTACACGCCGGAGCACACGCACGCGTGGCGCCGCATCGTCGACAGTATTCACGCACTGTCCGATGCCGCCATCGGCGTCCAGCTGGGGCATGCGGGCGCGAAGGGTTCGACGCGGGCGATGTGGGACGGCATCGACCGTCCGCTCGACGAGGGCAACTGGCCGCTGGTGTCGGCCTCGCCCCAGCAATACCTGGCAGGCGTGTCGCAGGTGGCGCGCGCCGCCACGCCCGACGACATGCGCTGCATCGAAGCCGACTTCGTGCGCGCCACGGTGGCGGCGGAAGGCGCCGGCTTCGACTGGCTGGAGCTGCACTGCGCGCACGGCTACCTGCTGTCGTCGTTCATTTCGCCGCTGACCAATTTGCGCACCGACGAATATGGCGGCAGCCTGGAAAACCGCTGCCGCTTCCCGCTGCGCGTGTTCGCGGCGATGCGCGCCGCGTGGCCCGTGCACAAGCCGATGAGCGTACGCATTTCCGCACACGACTGGGTCGAAGGCGGCATCACCCCCGACGACGCCGTGCAGATCGCGCGCCTGTTCCGGCAGGCGGGAGCCGACGTGATCGACTGTTCGTCCGGCCAGGTCAGCAAGCGCGAAAAGCCTGTGTTCGGGCGCATGTTCCAGGCGCCGTTCGCAGACCGTGTGCGCAACGAGGCAGGTGTCGCGACGATGGCCGTGGGCTCCATTTTTGAAGCGGATCATGCCAACGGCATCGTTGCCGCCGGCCGCGCCGACCTGTGCGCCGTGGGCCGGCCGCACCTGGCCAACCCGGCGTGGACATTGACCGAGGCCGCGCGCATCGGCTACACCATGACGGCGTGGCCCCGCCAGTACCTGCCGGGCAAACAGCAGCTGGAGCGCAACCTGGAACGGGAGCGGCAACTGGCGGCAGCCGGAGCGGGCTTGACACCGCAACAGGTCGCGGCGAAGCTGCTGGAGAGTTAA
- a CDS encoding patatin-like phospholipase family protein, translated as MGMKKKTGLILTGGGARAAYQVGVLQAISEILCDAGWPPARNPFQIICGTSAGAINATALACRADNFGESVQKLVDVWSHIAVAQVYRADSLGVLRAGARWLSLLSFGWLLRKWRASPPNSLLDNTPLADLLHRMLDLPRLDSVLQEGLLHAVAVTASSYTGGQHLTFYQTAAEIAPWVRMQRVALQDQIGVEHLLASSAIPFIFPATPLYLGGHREYCGDGSMRQLAPISPAIHLGAAKVLVVGAGRLSESGRPAVESARYPSLAQIAGHAMSSIFLDSLAVDIERLNRINQTLSVLPPELLEKTPLRPVQLLVIAPSERLDDLALRHIGSLPAPVRTLLSGIGATEVRGAALASYLLFEASYTNELIRLGQRDTHARRSDVLAFFGS; from the coding sequence ATGGGAATGAAAAAGAAGACCGGCCTGATACTGACCGGGGGCGGCGCCCGTGCCGCTTACCAGGTCGGGGTTCTGCAGGCAATCTCCGAGATATTGTGCGACGCCGGCTGGCCGCCAGCCAGAAATCCGTTTCAGATCATCTGCGGCACGTCCGCCGGCGCGATCAACGCGACGGCGCTGGCTTGCCGCGCCGATAACTTCGGCGAGAGCGTGCAGAAGCTGGTGGACGTGTGGTCGCACATTGCCGTCGCCCAGGTCTACCGGGCCGACTCCCTGGGCGTGCTCCGCGCCGGCGCGCGCTGGCTGTCGCTGCTGTCGTTCGGCTGGCTGCTGCGCAAATGGCGCGCCTCGCCGCCCAATTCCCTGCTGGATAACACGCCGCTGGCCGACCTGCTGCACCGCATGCTGGACCTGCCGCGGCTGGACTCCGTGCTGCAGGAAGGGCTGCTGCACGCGGTGGCCGTGACGGCGTCGTCGTACACGGGCGGCCAGCACCTGACGTTCTACCAGACGGCCGCCGAAATCGCGCCGTGGGTGCGCATGCAGCGGGTGGCGCTGCAGGACCAGATCGGCGTCGAGCACCTGCTGGCGTCGTCGGCCATCCCCTTCATCTTTCCCGCCACGCCGTTGTACCTGGGCGGACACCGCGAGTATTGCGGAGACGGCTCCATGCGCCAGCTGGCGCCCATTTCGCCGGCGATCCACCTGGGCGCGGCCAAGGTGCTGGTCGTCGGTGCCGGGCGCCTGTCGGAGTCGGGCCGGCCCGCGGTGGAATCGGCCCGCTATCCCAGCCTGGCGCAGATCGCCGGCCATGCGATGTCGTCGATTTTTCTCGACAGCCTGGCGGTGGATATCGAACGCCTGAACCGCATCAACCAGACCCTGTCCGTGCTGCCGCCCGAGCTGCTGGAGAAGACGCCGCTGCGACCCGTCCAGCTGCTCGTCATCGCCCCCTCCGAGCGGCTGGACGACCTGGCGCTGCGCCATATCGGCAGCCTGCCGGCGCCCGTGCGCACGCTGCTGTCGGGAATCGGCGCCACCGAGGTGCGCGGCGCCGCGCTGGCGTCGTATCTGCTGTTCGAGGCCAGCTACACCAATGAGCTGATCCGGCTTGGCCAGCGCGACACCCACGCCCGCCGCAGCGACGTACTGGCGTTTTTCGGATCATGA
- a CDS encoding two-component regulator propeller domain-containing protein, whose protein sequence is MSRYLLCALLFCVLLPLAAALADAAPARTLRFEQLGVADGLAQESVLAIAQDRQGFMWFGSQGGLSRFDGYRTVVYRHTLSDPHSLAENWVRVIHVDPSGRMWVGTDNGLDLFDPLTQRFTHYRPEEPEQRGNGNRHIRAIIDDGAGGLWVGTADGLQRFDPATGRFALWHNEVANPRSLGHDQINALARDKAGRLWIATPAGVDMLAPGAQGFRHYRIQSATGRPVAAQALLADRDQLLWVGTHEGVERWQLGPGGTEPRRERLDEAQGMMPGIVATLFQDIEGTVWLGMRNQGLLRWLPESRRFVQYRHQPGDPHSLADDYVAALFRDRVGTLWVGTWYNGLSRVDLASGGFARLVKDPDQPRSLSDNRVFTIAQAENGRLWIGNKDGLSLHDPSTGENTVFALPRGETFRNEGQVTALWPQRDGTLWVGSRTGVRLFDPARQTFGPALLAHGDPETDVVRYLYQDRAGMLWVATKAGLVRLDPASGGVLVFRHDPADPASLSDNIVRPILEDRRGDLWVGTFNGLDMLDRRTGQFRHFRHDPNDPASLSHNEVHYLYEDAKGTLWVGTASGLNRMERRPDGSARFRRYLRQDGLADDAIAAILADRTGKLWLSSNTGVSSLDPASGRVNNYSGVDGTIEGAYFDGSALAAQDGTLYFGGFNGITAFDPAQIRSNTMAPPVVITDFQIFNRSQRPGERDVDGHAVLTHAIEYTRALTLQQDDSVFSLEFSALHFAAPQRNRFAYQLIGFDKNWVSTDAGKRFATYTNLDPGNYVFRVKAANKDGVWSEPATLAITILPPVWKTWWFRLLAGLLVLGGAFALYRARVRVLSHQRARLEQQVSLRTAEVEMKNRMLLEQKRELEQRDERLSQAKRKAEDATRQKSEFLANMSHEMRTPLAGVIGMLGFALRDEALASTTREQIERGQANAQSLLSIINDLLDFSKIEAGKLTIEKIDFALAATVENVVSLFEEQAAAHSIEFRVEFGANLPPFVVGDPTRLRQVLVNLVGNAFKFTQQGQVTLRVERVGECDSTDAEACTLIRFTVEDTGIGIPEAELPRLFEKFEQADATTTRRYGGTGLGLAICRDLVGLMGGEISAVSTPNVGSVFSFTLPLRRGIAPPLVPHVPRAPHSHQLRVLCAEDFPTNQIIVRMMLEELGHKVDIAGNGALAVAACAQTRYDLILMDGRMPEMDGPAATRLIRAGGPPGAPVRDQGLMIIALTANASEEDRSRYLAAGMDDFLTKPIDEGALHFQLSRAIERQLQRGIALQPMPGRSEPGRPSVADLDAMFGVDTIGGAPPAGTTAGAVTEDDADAERLASEKAAAEALRLRLRDAFIADLPGRLDDLDAALAAADADAAGRLFHGMKGSAAYLQDMELHALCSELERAADRALWPAIRHKLPRLHQMLGRIVSPARTD, encoded by the coding sequence ATGTCGCGATACCTGCTGTGCGCCTTGCTGTTCTGCGTCTTGCTTCCATTAGCGGCCGCGCTGGCCGATGCCGCGCCGGCGCGCACGCTGCGCTTCGAGCAGCTGGGCGTGGCGGACGGGCTGGCGCAGGAATCGGTGCTGGCAATCGCGCAGGACCGCCAGGGCTTCATGTGGTTCGGCAGCCAGGGCGGCCTGTCGCGCTTCGACGGCTACCGCACGGTGGTCTACCGCCATACGCTGTCGGACCCGCACAGCCTGGCCGAGAACTGGGTGCGCGTCATCCACGTCGATCCGTCCGGGCGCATGTGGGTCGGCACGGACAACGGCCTGGACCTGTTCGACCCGCTGACGCAGCGCTTCACGCACTACCGCCCGGAGGAGCCGGAGCAGCGCGGCAACGGCAACCGCCACATCCGTGCGATCATCGACGACGGTGCGGGCGGCCTGTGGGTCGGCACTGCGGACGGTCTGCAGCGCTTCGACCCCGCCACCGGGCGCTTCGCGCTGTGGCACAACGAGGTGGCCAATCCACGCAGCCTGGGTCACGATCAGATCAATGCGCTGGCGCGCGACAAGGCAGGCCGGCTGTGGATCGCCACGCCGGCCGGCGTCGACATGCTGGCGCCTGGCGCGCAGGGCTTCCGCCATTACCGCATCCAGTCGGCCACGGGCCGGCCCGTGGCCGCGCAGGCGCTGCTGGCCGACCGCGACCAGCTGCTGTGGGTCGGCACGCACGAAGGCGTCGAGCGCTGGCAGCTGGGGCCCGGCGGCACGGAGCCGCGCCGCGAACGGCTGGACGAAGCACAGGGCATGATGCCGGGAATCGTCGCCACGCTGTTCCAGGACATCGAAGGCACCGTCTGGCTCGGCATGCGCAACCAGGGGCTGCTGCGCTGGCTGCCGGAGTCGAGGCGCTTCGTTCAATATCGCCATCAGCCGGGCGATCCGCACAGCCTGGCCGACGACTACGTTGCCGCCTTGTTCCGCGACCGCGTCGGCACGCTGTGGGTGGGCACGTGGTACAACGGCCTGAGTCGCGTCGACCTGGCCAGCGGCGGGTTCGCCCGCCTGGTCAAGGACCCCGACCAGCCGCGCTCACTGAGCGACAACCGCGTCTTCACCATCGCCCAGGCGGAGAATGGCCGGCTGTGGATCGGCAACAAGGATGGTCTCAGCCTGCACGACCCGTCCACCGGCGAGAACACGGTGTTCGCGCTGCCGCGCGGCGAGACCTTCCGCAACGAAGGCCAGGTCACGGCGCTATGGCCACAGCGCGATGGCACGCTGTGGGTCGGCTCGCGCACCGGGGTGCGCCTGTTCGATCCCGCGCGGCAGACGTTCGGGCCCGCACTGCTGGCGCACGGCGACCCCGAGACGGACGTGGTGCGCTACCTCTACCAGGACCGCGCCGGGATGCTGTGGGTGGCCACGAAGGCGGGCCTGGTACGGCTCGATCCCGCCAGCGGCGGCGTGCTGGTGTTCCGGCACGATCCGGCCGATCCGGCCAGCCTGTCCGACAATATCGTGCGCCCCATCCTGGAGGATCGCCGCGGCGACCTGTGGGTGGGCACGTTCAACGGCCTCGATATGCTGGACCGCAGGACGGGTCAGTTCCGCCACTTCCGCCACGACCCCAACGATCCGGCAAGCCTCAGCCACAACGAGGTGCATTACCTGTACGAGGACGCCAAGGGCACGCTGTGGGTGGGTACCGCGTCGGGCCTGAACCGGATGGAACGCCGGCCGGACGGCAGCGCCAGGTTCCGCCGCTACCTGCGCCAGGACGGCCTGGCCGACGATGCCATCGCCGCCATCCTGGCCGACCGGACGGGCAAGCTGTGGCTGTCGTCCAACACCGGGGTGTCCAGCCTCGATCCTGCCTCCGGCCGCGTCAACAACTACTCCGGCGTGGACGGCACCATCGAAGGCGCGTACTTCGACGGCTCCGCGCTGGCGGCGCAGGACGGCACGTTGTACTTCGGCGGCTTCAACGGCATCACGGCGTTCGATCCGGCACAGATCCGCTCGAACACGATGGCCCCGCCCGTCGTCATCACGGACTTCCAGATCTTCAACCGTTCGCAGCGGCCGGGCGAGCGCGATGTCGATGGCCACGCCGTGCTGACCCACGCGATCGAATACACGCGCGCGCTGACGTTGCAGCAGGACGACTCCGTGTTCTCCCTTGAATTCTCGGCGCTGCACTTCGCGGCGCCGCAGCGCAACCGCTTCGCCTACCAGCTGATCGGCTTCGACAAGAACTGGGTCAGCACGGACGCCGGCAAGCGCTTTGCCACGTACACAAACCTCGATCCCGGCAACTACGTGTTCCGCGTCAAGGCGGCCAACAAGGACGGCGTCTGGAGCGAGCCCGCCACGCTGGCGATCACGATCCTGCCGCCTGTCTGGAAGACCTGGTGGTTCCGCCTGCTGGCGGGCCTGCTGGTGCTGGGCGGCGCGTTCGCGCTGTACCGGGCGCGAGTGCGCGTGCTGAGCCACCAGCGCGCGCGCCTGGAACAACAGGTCAGCCTGCGCACGGCCGAAGTGGAAATGAAGAACCGCATGCTGCTGGAGCAGAAGCGCGAACTGGAGCAGCGCGACGAGCGCCTCAGCCAGGCCAAGCGGAAAGCGGAGGATGCGACCCGGCAGAAGTCGGAATTCCTTGCCAATATGAGCCATGAGATGCGTACGCCGTTGGCGGGCGTGATCGGCATGCTGGGCTTCGCGCTGCGCGACGAGGCGTTGGCCAGTACCACGCGCGAGCAGATCGAACGGGGCCAGGCCAATGCGCAGTCGCTGCTGTCGATCATCAACGACCTGCTGGACTTCTCCAAGATCGAGGCAGGCAAGCTGACGATCGAGAAGATCGACTTCGCGCTGGCCGCGACGGTGGAGAACGTCGTCAGCCTGTTCGAGGAACAGGCGGCCGCCCACAGTATCGAGTTCCGCGTCGAATTCGGTGCCAACCTGCCGCCGTTCGTCGTCGGCGACCCGACGCGCCTGCGCCAGGTGCTCGTCAACCTGGTCGGCAATGCGTTCAAGTTCACGCAGCAGGGGCAGGTCACGCTGCGGGTGGAGCGCGTGGGTGAGTGCGACAGCACGGATGCCGAGGCGTGTACCCTGATCCGCTTCACGGTGGAGGACACGGGGATCGGTATTCCGGAAGCGGAGCTGCCGCGCCTGTTCGAGAAGTTCGAGCAGGCCGATGCCACGACGACGCGCCGCTACGGCGGCACGGGCCTGGGCCTGGCGATCTGCCGCGACCTGGTGGGGCTGATGGGCGGCGAGATCAGCGCCGTCAGCACGCCGAACGTGGGAAGCGTGTTCAGCTTCACGCTGCCGCTGCGCCGCGGCATCGCGCCGCCGCTGGTGCCGCACGTGCCGCGTGCGCCGCACAGCCACCAGCTGCGCGTGCTGTGCGCCGAGGACTTCCCCACCAACCAGATCATCGTGCGCATGATGCTCGAGGAGCTGGGGCACAAGGTCGATATCGCCGGCAACGGCGCGCTCGCCGTGGCCGCGTGCGCGCAGACACGCTACGACCTGATCCTGATGGACGGCCGCATGCCGGAAATGGACGGCCCGGCCGCGACGCGCCTGATCCGCGCTGGCGGTCCGCCCGGGGCGCCGGTGCGCGACCAGGGGCTGATGATCATCGCGCTGACGGCCAACGCCAGCGAGGAAGACCGCAGCCGCTACCTCGCCGCGGGCATGGACGATTTCCTTACCAAGCCGATTGACGAAGGTGCGCTGCACTTCCAGCTGTCGCGCGCTATCGAACGCCAGCTGCAGCGCGGCATAGCGCTGCAGCCCATGCCGGGCCGATCGGAACCGGGGCGGCCCAGCGTGGCGGACCTGGATGCGATGTTCGGCGTGGACACCATCGGCGGCGCGCCGCCTGCAGGCACGACGGCCGGCGCCGTTACGGAGGACGACGCGGATGCGGAGCGTCTGGCTTCGGAAAAGGCCGCAGCCGAAGCCTTGCGATTGCGCCTGCGCGACGCCTTCATTGCCGATCTGCCAGGCCGGCTGGACGACCTCGATGCGGCACTGGCCGCGGCCGACGCCGATGCGGCCGGCCGGCTGTTCCACGGCATGAAGGGCAGCGCGGCGTATCTGCAGGACATGGAGCTGCATGCGCTGTGCTCGGAGCTGGAGCGCGCCGCCGATCGCGCGCTGTGGCCGGCGATCCGGCACAAGCTGCCTCGCCTGCATCAGATGCTGGGACGGATCGTGTCGCCGGCGCGGACGGACTAG
- a CDS encoding MarR family winged helix-turn-helix transcriptional regulator, which yields MNLNESNEDGGAQELDLASRLTDDHHQSLKLWLRMLSCTVKIENEIRSRLRAQFGVTLPRFDLMAQLERHPEGLRMGELSKRMMVTGGNVTGITDQLEKESLVMRVPDPRDGRAYTVKLTPAGRRAFGRMAAVHEEWITELLQDMPAADKGQLIDLLSQMKKYLVARDDK from the coding sequence ATGAATCTGAACGAATCGAACGAGGACGGCGGCGCGCAGGAACTCGACCTGGCCAGCCGCCTGACGGACGACCATCACCAGTCGCTCAAGCTGTGGCTGCGCATGCTGTCGTGCACCGTCAAGATCGAGAACGAGATCCGTTCGCGCCTGCGCGCGCAGTTCGGCGTGACGTTGCCGCGCTTCGACCTGATGGCGCAGCTGGAGCGCCATCCCGAGGGGCTGCGCATGGGCGAGCTGTCGAAGCGGATGATGGTCACGGGTGGCAACGTCACCGGCATCACCGACCAGCTGGAGAAGGAAAGCCTGGTTATGCGCGTGCCCGACCCGCGCGACGGCCGCGCCTACACGGTCAAGCTGACGCCGGCCGGACGGCGCGCGTTCGGCCGCATGGCGGCGGTACATGAGGAATGGATCACGGAGCTGCTGCAGGATATGCCGGCCGCCGACAAGGGCCAGCTGATCGACCTGCTGTCGCAGATGAAGAAATACCTGGTCGCAAGGGATGACAAGTGA
- a CDS encoding response regulator has translation MKVLVVDDDVVSRMMLMHLIDSSGSFEIVEAEDGVDAWQQLNAGLRPAICFCDLRMPRLSGMELLQRIRADAELADLPFVLVSSAGDRATVQQATQAGASGYVVKPFEAEHVRTHLARLLGGAGRDLPAEDPAVTQVRLGIDAARLQAYLAGFEQQLAVAPADIVGQLERGDEQGALARLQRIGAGCATLGLHGALAAVREIESRVLAPAAVRAVLEDVLRAVQRQAAAI, from the coding sequence ATGAAAGTACTGGTAGTGGACGACGACGTGGTGTCGCGCATGATGCTGATGCACCTGATCGACAGCAGCGGCAGTTTTGAAATCGTGGAGGCAGAGGATGGCGTGGATGCCTGGCAGCAGTTGAACGCGGGGCTGCGGCCCGCCATTTGCTTTTGCGACCTGCGCATGCCGCGCCTGTCCGGCATGGAGCTCCTGCAGCGTATCCGTGCCGATGCCGAGCTGGCGGACCTGCCGTTCGTGCTGGTTTCGTCGGCGGGCGACCGCGCCACCGTGCAGCAGGCCACCCAGGCCGGCGCATCCGGATACGTCGTCAAGCCGTTCGAGGCGGAGCACGTGCGCACCCATCTGGCCAGGTTGCTGGGCGGCGCGGGGCGCGACCTGCCGGCCGAAGATCCGGCCGTGACGCAGGTGCGGCTCGGCATCGACGCGGCCCGGCTGCAGGCCTACCTGGCCGGCTTCGAGCAGCAGCTGGCCGTGGCGCCGGCCGATATCGTCGGCCAGCTGGAGCGAGGTGACGAGCAGGGCGCGCTCGCGCGGCTGCAACGTATCGGCGCGGGCTGCGCCACTCTAGGCCTGCACGGCGCACTGGCTGCCGTGCGCGAAATCGAAAGCCGCGTGCTGGCGCCCGCCGCCGTGCGCGCCGTGCTGGAGGACGTGCTGCGCGCCGTGCAGCGGCAGGCCGCCGCCATCTGA